One Pseudomonas sp. MM213 genomic window, GCTCCGCTGTCGATGAAATCCTGCGATCCCGCCGCCCCCGCTTCGACGGCCAATCCTTCCAGCTGCTCACGTCCGTTCAGTTGGGGAAACTCGTCGATCCGCTGCAACAAGCGCCAGGCCAGCGGGCTCAGTTCGGAAAATTTCACACTCCAGTCCTCCGCCCGACGAACCAACAGCAACGTCGGCTGAGCCGGAGGTGTTTCAGGCTGATAGTCCGGCCCCACCAACTGCACCGGCCAGGCATACGCCAACGGCCAGGCCAGCGGTGAAATCTGCAACGGTCGATCCAGCAATTGCCCGACATCACTCGCCGGCAATGGCTCGGCGTCGGACTGTTGCAACACCATCTCGATCCACTCGTAATGCGCCAGTTCCACCAGGAACGGCGGCCACGCCCCCTCGTGCAACGCAGGCGGTTCTGACGCGAGGAAGTCGACAAACTCCTTGGCGATCTCACCGAATTTCGGCGTTTGTGCGCGGTGGTCCCGCAAGAAGATGCGCACCAGCGAACCCCAGCGCTCATCGCCAAGAATTTTGATCAGCACCGGAAAAGTACCGCTGAGCAAGATCGAGAGGTTATTGAAAACAAGGTCGCGATAAACCTGTGCCCGCGCCACGTCCATTCCGGCCGGTGGCGCGCAATGATCGGGGTCTCGCAGGTAAAGCCCCAAGGTGTTTTGCTGCTGAAACAGGCCTGAGTTATCCACGGTTCACCTCCTTGGCCTGCAAGCGGCGGATGGTCTGCAATTCAGCCACCAGTTCAGAGAACGCCGGGAAATTGAAATCCCGCTCAAGCAACGTGGGTTGCGCGCCAAACCGCGCATAAGCCTGGGCCAGCAACGACCACACCACCGGTTTCACCGAGGCGCCGTGGGTGTCGATTTTCAACGTGTCGGATTCATCGAAATGCCCGGCCACGTGCA contains:
- a CDS encoding HvfC family RiPP maturation protein translates to MDNSGLFQQQNTLGLYLRDPDHCAPPAGMDVARAQVYRDLVFNNLSILLSGTFPVLIKILGDERWGSLVRIFLRDHRAQTPKFGEIAKEFVDFLASEPPALHEGAWPPFLVELAHYEWIEMVLQQSDAEPLPASDVGQLLDRPLQISPLAWPLAYAWPVQLVGPDYQPETPPAQPTLLLVRRAEDWSVKFSELSPLAWRLLQRIDEFPQLNGREQLEGLAVEAGAAGSQDFIDSGAALLRQMHGEGVVGLQ